A stretch of the Chanos chanos chromosome 1, fChaCha1.1, whole genome shotgun sequence genome encodes the following:
- the ugl gene encoding malate synthase-like codes for MSVVRGVELDPPPLGLEVEFRTIFTPEALNFVSELASTFQPEVDKVLKLRVLRKAQLDLTGELPGFCKDTAHIRADPDWRVSPLPPRLRCRHVDIGDLAPCDTQRFIQGLKSTAQGIQVDFDDGNCPTFRNQIKGIYNVYQAVHNQFHDAPPISQAPVLMLRPRAWNMVEHNMMVNGREIPGPLFDFGLLMFHNAHLLLQNQSGPFFYLSKVESYHEARLWNQIFLWGEEKLGMPTGCIKATVLIECVLASFEMEEILYELIEHSAGLNCGIWDYSASFVNKFGHRGDFLLPDRSKYVNMEKRFLRSYMDLLIQTCHRRGTIATGGMAALLLPEDKDSPQYKTVLDTVTRLKLLEIRAGVDGFMVYDMDLIEPMQKLFLVHCQGENEMQQLRDDLTVTPEDLLTMPAGGVTLYGLKYNIAVGILFIEAWLSGRGHFFYKGQVEDSATAEISRSQVWQWIRHQVTLEDDDVTVTYGLVRRLAQGLMGDLMAVLSSHTYRDEQRLLTAMSMFLEIVQKSDFPEFLTTYLNLDHTFLSQQTQQKMEMLPKAKL; via the exons ATGTCG GTAGTCAGAGGGGTTGAGCTTGACCCACCCCCCCTGGGTCTGGAGGTTGAGTTTCGGACTATCTTCACCCCTGAGGCCCTGAATTTTGTCTCTGAACTTGCTTCTACCTTTCAACCAGAGGTGGACAAG GTTTTGAAACTGAGAGTGTTAAGGAAGGCCCAGCTGGATTTGACAGGAGAGCTCCCAGGGTTCTGTAAAGACACCGCCCATATTCGAGCTGACCCTGACTGGAGAGTGAGCCCTCTTCCACCCAGACTGCGCTGTAGACACGTGGACATCGGAGACCTGGCCCCCTGTGACACACAACGTTTTATACAGGGCCTCAAATCCACTGCACAGGGAATACAG GTTGATTTTGATGATGGAAACTGTCCAACATTCCGCAATCAGATAAAAGGCATCTATAATGTGTACCAAGCTGTGCATAACCAGTTTCATG ATGCCCCGCCCATCTCACAGGCTCCTGTACTTATGCTCCGCCCACGTGCATGGAACATGGTGGAACACAATATGATG gtaaatGGTAGGGAGATACCTGGCCCGTTGTTTGACTTTGGGCTGCTGATGTTTCACAATGCACACTTGCTCCTTCAGAACCAAAGTGGGCCTTTCTTCTATTTGTCCAAG GTGGAGAGTTACCATGAAGCAAGATTATGGAATCAGATTTTCCTGTGGGgtgaagagaaa CTTGGCATGCCGACAGGCTGCATAAAAGCGACTGTGTTGATCGAATGTGTGCTGGCGTCGTTTGAGATGGAGGAGATTCTTTATGAACTCATAGAGCACTCTGCAGGATTAAACTGTGGCATCTGGGATTACTCCGCCTCTTTTGTCAATAAATTTg GTCATCGAGGTGACTTTCTGCTCCCTGACCGTAGTAAATATGTGAACATGGAAAAGCGTTTCTTGCGGAGTTACATGGATCTGCTCATACAGACCTGCCACCGGAGAGGTACCATAGCAACGGGTGGTATGGCAGCACTGCTATTGCCTGAAGACAAAGACAGCCCGCAGTACAAGACTGTCCTGGATACTGTTACCAG ACTAAAGTTACTGGAGATCAGGGCTGGAGTTGACGGCTTCATGGTGTATGACATGGATCTGATTGAACCCATGCAAAAA ctgTTCCTGGTCCACTGTCAAGGTGAGAACGAAATGCAGCAGCTGCGCGATGACCTCACCGTGACCCCTGAGGACTTGCTAACCATGCCAGCT GGTGGAGTAACACTGTATGGACTGAAGTATAACATTGCTGTGGGAATCCTTTTTATTGAGGCTTGGCTCTCAG GCAGAGGACATTTCTTTTATAAGGGCCAAGTAGAGGACTCAGCCACTGCGGAGATCTCCCGCTCTCAG GTGTGGCAGTGGATCCGTCACCAGGTCACGCTGGAGGATGACGATGTGACAGTGACGTATGGGCTGGTACGCCGCCTAGCGCAGGGGCTGATGGGGGATCTGATGGCcgtcctctcctctcacacatacaG gGATGAGCAGAGGCTACTCACGGCTATGTCCATGTTTCTGGAAATAGTGCAGAAGAGTGACTTCCCAGAATTCCTCACCACTTATCTAAACCTGGACCACACTTTCCTGAGTCAACAAACCCAGCAAAAGATGGAGATGCTACCCAAAGCCAAGCTTTAA
- the rab33ba gene encoding RAB33B, member RAS oncogene family a produces MTDVESSLEFSTSLSSSSLPPPRTRIFKIIVIGDSGVGKTCLTYRFCAGKFPDKTEATIGVDFREKVIEIDGEKIKVQLWDTAGQERFRKSMVQHYYRNVHAVVFVYDVTSAASFRSLPAWIEECRQHALGQEVPRILVGNKCDLRHAAQVSTDVAQQFADAHSMPLFETSAKNPHGDEDGNHSNSDHVEAIFMTVAHKLKSQKPLVLSQPPEVPGGDTIILRKRREEDERGMWSCNC; encoded by the exons ATGACAGATGTGGAGTCCTCCCTCGAATTTTCCACCTCTCTATCAAGCTCTTCTCTACCACCACCTCGGACAAGGATCTTCAAAATCATCGTAATTGGAGATTCAGGGGTAGGCAAGACCTGTCTCACCTATCGGTTCTGTGCAGGCAAATTTCCTGATAAAACCGAGGCCACGATCGGGGTGGATTTTCGGGAGAAAGTGATCGAAATTGATGGTGAAAAAATTAAG gtacAGCTGTGGGACACAGCTGGTCAGGAACGCTTCCGGAAGAGCATGGTTCAGCACTACTACCGCAATGTACATGCAGTCGTATTTGTGTACGACGTGACAAGCGCAGCCAGTTTCCGGAGCCTTCCGGCGTGGATTGAAGAATGCCGACAACATGCGCTGGGCCAGGAGGTACCCAGAATCCTCGTGGGAAACAAGTGTGACCTGCGCCACGCTGCCCAAGTCAGCACAGATGTGGCACAGCAGTTTGCTGATGCCCACTCCATGCCCCTCTTTGAAACATCTGCCAAAAATCCCCACGGAGACGAGGATGGTAACCATAGTAACAGTGATCACGTAGAGGCCATATTCATGACGGTGGCACACAAGCTGAAATCCCAGAAGCCCCTGGTGCTCAGCCAACCTCCAGAAGTGCCAGGCGGGGACACAATTAtattgaggaagaggagggaggaagatgAAAGAggaatgtggagctgtaattGCTGA
- the LOC115806411 gene encoding uncharacterized protein LOC115806411, which yields MDRYRYYIFNQRIVVVFGILQVASAGLCVVCGFMDAVFRMDTTLSETRAPLWAGLIMAVPGVLALFASQKKNPILVNVMIASCMVSYCAVAIVFVYACVTLSYGEEDDEIFHPRHSPEVRFVLSRMVKGANITLLLACAGSLIFSSLIALLGCRSLPLCGCYDPVTGMETLVPQNDPGAQTEMVCTWQGGDDRIFNSPVSFMDRCPEQEQEEHSNIPPYSILA from the exons ATGGACCGCTACAGGTACTATATTTTCAACCAGCGGATTGTGGTCGTATTCGGGATCCTTCAGGTGGCCAGTGCGGGTTTGTGCGTGGTCTGCGGATTCATGGACGCAGTGTTCCGTATGGATACCACTCTTAGTGAAACCAGGGCACCACTTTGGGCAGGACTG aTAATGGCTGTACCAGGGGTTCTTGCCCTCTTTGCCtcccaaaagaaaaaccccaTACTG GTGAATGTCATGATTGCCTCATGTATGGTCTCTTACTGCGCCGTGGCGATCGTGTTTGTTTACGCCTGTGTAACCCTAAGTTATGGTGAAGAGGATGATGAGATTTTTCACCCTCGTCACAGCCCTGAAGTG AGGTTTGTTCTAAGCCGTATGGTTAAGGGTGCTAATATCACTCTTCTGTTGGCCTGCGCTGGTTCTCtgatcttctcctctctcatcgCCCTACTGGGCTGCCGCAGTCTACCCCTCTGTGGCTGTTATGACCCAGTCACTGGCATG GAGACCCTGGTCCCTCAGAATGACCCCGGTGCCCAGACTGAGATGGTTTGCACGTGGCAAG GGGGCGATGATCGGATTTTCAACTCACCCGTATCATTTATGGACAGGTGCCCGGAGCAGGAACAGGAAGAGCACTCTAATATTCCCCCGTACAGCATACTGGCCTAA